The Castanea sativa cultivar Marrone di Chiusa Pesio chromosome 11, ASM4071231v1 genome contains a region encoding:
- the LOC142615957 gene encoding SKP1-like protein 20, giving the protein MPMLLPNVSGSALSRVITYCWRSLEIQSKLPVLVDVVAEEVVGEGDLEAEKATKQERKEFEAEFLKDESNEDVKELILAVNYLNIKELLDFLC; this is encoded by the coding sequence ATGCCGATGCTGCTTCCCAATGTGTCTGGCTCGGCTCTCTCCCGCGTTATCACCTATTGCTGGAGGAGCCTCGAGATCCAGTCAAAGCTGCCAGTGCTAGTCGATGTGGTGGCGGAGGAGGTGGTGGGAGAGGGAGATTTGGAGGCGGAGAAGGCGACGAAGCAAGAGAGGAAGGAGTTCGAGGCAGAGTTCTTGAAAGACGAGAGCAATGAAGACGTGAAGGAGCTGATACTGGCTGTGAATTACTTGAACATCAAGGAACTGCTGGATTTCCTGTGCTAG
- the LOC142614600 gene encoding SKP1-like protein 20 has translation MANGENQNPNPNPIEATPGAAARTITLKTADGEIFEVEEAVAMEFGTVKSFFEDDAVSATKPMPLPNVSGSALSRVITYCRRSLEIRSMIPPATSEDATAAEAVQGEGDLEAEKAAKQERKEFEAEFLKDESNEDVKELILAANYLNIKELLDFLCRSVALRIQNKSVEYARKFFGIEGDYTPEEEAQIRQEYAWAFEGVDED, from the coding sequence ATGGCGAACGGCGAAAaccaaaaccctaaccctaaccctatcGAAGCCACTCCAGGAGCCGCTGCGAGGACGATCACGCTGAAGACCGCAGACGGGGAGATATTCGAGGTGGAGGAAGCGGTGGCCATGGAGTTCGGCACGGTGAAATCGTTCTTCGAAGACGACGCCGTCTCGGCGACCAAGCCGATGCCGCTCCCAAACGTCTCCGGCTCGGCTCTCTCCCGCGTCATCACCTACTGCCGGAGGAGCCTCGAGATCCGGTCGATGATTCCGCCGGCGACATCGGAGGATGCGACGGCGGCGGAGGCGGTGCAGGGAGAGGGAGATTTGGAGGCGGAGAAGGCGGCGAAGCAAGAGAGGAAGGAGTTCGAGGCGGAGTTCTTGAAAGACGAGAGCAACGAGGACGTGAAGGAGCTGATACTGGCTGCGAATTACTTGAACATCAAGGAACTGCTGGATTTCCTGTGCCGGAGCGTGGCGCTGAGGATTCAGAACAAGAGCGTGGAGTACGCGAGGAAGTTCTTCGGGATTGAGGGCGATTACACGCCGGAGGAAGAGGCGCAGATTCGCCAAGAATACGCCTGGGCTTTTGAAGGCGTTGATGAAGATTGA
- the LOC142617593 gene encoding DEAD-box ATP-dependent RNA helicase 36: protein MDQDALVDKNFPLFSKPTKRSKPIATTSTSTSTSTTAHNIEANTPHIEKSTNLDHDTTTTTAAATFANLGLAEWAVQTCKELGMHKPTPVQTHCIPKILAGRDVLGLAQTGSGKTAAFALPILHRLAEDPFGIFGLVVTPTRELAYQLAEQFRALGSCLHLRCTVVVGGMDMLNQAKTLMTRPHLVIATPGRIKVLLEENPDIPPLFSNARFLVLDEADRVLDVGFEEELRVVFKCLPKNRQTLLFSATMTSELEALLELSANKAYFYEAYEGFKTVATLKQQYIFIPNNVKDVYLMHILSKMEDMGVRSAIIFVSTCRSCHLLSLLLEELDQEVAALHSFKSQSLRLAALHRFKSGQVPVLLATDVASRGLDIPTVDLVVNYDIPRYTRDYTHRVGRTARAGRGGLAVSFVTENDVALIHEIEADIGKQLEAFECKENEVLSDITKVYKAKRVAVMKMMDDGFDEKEKERKKQKLKTLAEKGLLKKRSKKRKRDKSIK from the exons ATGGATCAAGATGCTTTAGTTGACAAGAACTTCCCCCTATTTTCGAAACCCACCAAACGCTCTAAACCAATTGCCACAACCAGCACCAGCACCAGCACCAGCACCACTGCCCACAACATTGAGGCAAACACCCCACATATCGAAAAATCAACAAACCTTGACCATGAtactaccaccaccaccgccgccgCCACATTTGCCAACCTTGGCCTCGCTGAGTGGGCAGTGCAGACCTGCAAAGAGCTCGGAATGCACAAACCCACACCGGTGCAAACCCACTGCATACCAAAAATCCTTGCAGGCCGTGATGTACTCGGTCTTGCACAGACTGGCAGTGGCAAGACTGCTGCATTTGCATTGCCTATCCTGCACCGCCTGGCTGAAGATCCCTTTGGCATCTTTGGGCTGGTGGTGACACCAACGAGGGAGCTTGCATACCAGTTGGCTGAGCAGTTTAGGGCGCTTGGGTCATGCTTGCATTTGCGGTGTACTGTGGTGGTTGGAGGAATGGACATGCTGAACCAGGCAAAGACTTTGATGACGAGGCCACATTTGGTGATTGCAACTCCAGGGAGGATCAAGGTCTTGCTGGAAGAAAATCCTGATATTCCTCCCTTGTTCTCCAATGCTAGg ttcTTAGTTTTGGATGAAGCAGATAGAGTTCTGGATGTTGGATTTGAAGAGGAATTAAGGGTGGTCTTTAAGTGTTTGCCAAAAAATCGGCAAACTCTATTATTTTCTGCAACAATGACAAGTGAACTGGAAGCACTGCTTGAGCTTTCTGCAAATAAGGCATACTTCTACGAGGCATACGAAGGCTTTAAGACAGTTGCCACTCTAAAACAGCAGTATATTTTTATTCCTAACAATGTGAAGGACGTTTATCTAATGCACATTTTGTCTAAAATGGAAGATATGGGTGTTCGGTCCGCCATCATATTTGTCTCCACCTGCAG AAGCTGTCACCTTTTGAGTTTATTACTGGAAGAGCTTGATCAGGAAGTAGCAGCATTACATTCTTTTAAATCTCAGTCTCTAAGGCTTGCTGCTCTACATCGATTCAAATCTGGACAAGTTCCTGTATTGCTTGCAACTGATGTTGCCAGCCGTGGTTTGGACATTCCTACAGTTGATCTTGTTGTAAATTATGATATTCCTAG GTACACTAGAGATTATACCCATCGTGTGGGGCGTACGGCAAGAGCAGGCAGAGGAGGGCTGGCTGTGAGCTTTGTTACCGAG AATGATGTTGCTCTCATTCATGAAATAGAAGCTGATATTGGAAAACAGTTGGAAGCATTTGAATGTAAAGAGAATGAGGTGCTTTCTGATATTACAAAG GTTTACAAGGCCAAACGCGTGGCagtgatgaagatgatggatGATGGCTTTGacgagaaagaaaaagaacgcaagaaacaaaaattgaaaactctAGCAGAGAAAGGATTGTTGAAGAAAAGGagtaaaaagagaaaaagagataaaTCTATTAAATAG